The DNA sequence CACATTTACATGTGTAATGAGCTCACCTGAGCCCTGCTGAAGAGACTCACCTGGCTGAAGGGACTCACCTGGCTGAAGAGACTCACCTGGCTGAAGGGACTCACTCCTAGCATCTCACGCTGTGGGAGAAGGGGCTCCTGGCGGCTCTGTGGGAGAAGGGGCTCCTGGCGGCTCTGTGGGAGAACGGGCTCCTGGCGGCTCTGGGGGAGAACGGGCTCCTGGCGGCTCTGTGGGAGAACGGGCTCCTGGCGGCTCTGTGGGAGAATGGGCTCCTGGCGGTTCTGTGGGAGAACGGGCTCCTGGCGGCTCTGTGGGGGAACGGGCTCCTGGCGGTTCTGTGGGTGAACGGGCTCCTGGCGGTTCTGTGGGAGAACGGGCTCCTGGCGGCTCTGTGGGAGAACGGGCTCCTGGCGGCTCTGTGGGAGAACGGGCTCCTAGCGGCGGCTCTGTGGGGGAACGGGCTCATGGCGGCTCTGTGGGAGAACGGGCTCCTAGCGGCTCTGTGGGAGAACGGGCTCCTAGCGGCTCTGTGGGAGAACGGGCTCCTAGCGGCGGCTCTGTGGGGGAACGGGCTCATGGCGGCTCTGTGGGAGAACGGGCTCCTAGCGGCTCTGTGGGAGAACGGGCTCCTGGCGGCTCTGCGGGAGAACGGGCTCCTGGCGGCTCTGGGGGAGAACGGGCTCATGGCGGCTCTGTGGGAGAACGGGCTCCTGGCGGCTCTGTGGGAGAACGGGCTCCTGGCGGCTCTGTGGGAGAACGGGCTCCTGGCGGCTCTGTGGGAGAATGGGCTCCTGGCGGCTCTGTGGGAGAACGGGCTCCTGGCGGCTCTGCGGGAGAACGGGCTCCTGGCGGCTCTGCGGGAGAACGGGCTCCTGGCGGCTCTGTGGGAGAACGGGCTCCTAGCGGCTCTGGGGGAGAACGGGCTCCTGGCGGCTCTGCGGGAGAACGGGCTCCTGGCGGCTCTGGGGGAGAACGGGCTCCTGGCGGCTCTGGGGGAGAACGGGCTCCTGGCGGCTCTGTGGGGGAACGGGCTCCTGGCGGCTCTGTGGGAGAACGGGCTCCTGGCGGCTCTGGGGGAGAACGGGCTCATGGCGGCTCTGGGGGAGAACGGGCTCCTGGCGGCTCTGGGGGAGAACGGGCTCTTGGCGGCTCTGTGGGAGAACGGGCTCCTGGCGGCTCTGGGGGAGAACGGGCTCCTGGCGGCTCTGTGGGTGAACGGGCTcgtctgtgctctcctgtgttCAAGGACACTGCGCATCAGGGGGAGTTATTAGCTGGGATGGGCTGAATGGTCAATTGCCCTCATCAAACATTCTAATTATGATCACCTGCCACTCCAGGTTTTTATGGGCTGACAGAACACAGCTGTGTCCGAACTGTTCAGGAGTGTACCTGCAGAAATCATTACTATCTCcagaaaggagggggagggggggagagcaagagagagggaggggagagagagaagagggagaggaggaagaaggaagagagggggagggagagaggaagagaaagggggaggagagggagaaagagaggaggaaagtgagagagggggagggagagagaaggagagggagaggaaaagagaaaggggggagaaacagaaggaaggagaggtggggagagacagagggaggcaagagagggaggggaaagagtaaaatgttttgtttttaactcaGCCAGTTTTGAGGCTTGAAGCCTTTTACAAGGTCACACGCCTGACCCTCTGCTCCCGAGCTTAATTAACAGAGCTAATTAAACACTCCAAGGGAAATTTCATTTCTCCAATCACACGCAATCTGCGCCTGACTCTTAATCTCATTTTAATGCAGATTAGGATCCTGCATAATTCTACTGTGTCTaattgtgtgtgggtgtatgtgcgcgcgtgtgttcgACGGTTTGACCAGAGACAGTTCACAGttaatttcccacaatgcactctcCTTTAGATGCTCACAACACTGATcttatttcccacaatgcactaaaCCCTATACTCCCCATAAGACCCCCACAGCACAGTGCCaatttcccaaaatgcactGGTGTGAATCTACACTCCCAGTGCCTCACACATCCGGTCTTTATTGCAGTGAAATAcaggagcagaagcagaagctaGAAAtaggatggagagaaagaaatgaagtATTAATATTAAAGGATGGTAGCCTAtcgtctctctgtgtgtgtgtgtgtgtgtgtgtgtgagagagagagagagagagagggagagatagagagaggggtagggagagagagaaagagggggggaaggtgactgtgatggagagagagaagaatggaTATTATAGAGCAGAGAACGTAAATTGATTTGGGAATTATCATTGGAGAAAGTCAGAAGGCTCAAGAGATGAagagaaattaatgaattatgcgcgggagggggtggaggggaggactAATGATTTCATGATTTGTTTTTGGGAGCAGGGTTGGattaatgatgtgtgtgtgtgtgtgtgtgtgtgtgtgtgcatgtgcgtgtgagtgtgtgtgagtgtgagtgtgagtgcgcgtgtgtgtgtgtcacaggcccacacacacacacacacacacactcacacagacacacaggacactCTGTCATGCCAATTCCCACGGTAAAGCTGGATCTTTATTGACACTTCGGTATATAACTCCAACTGTTTACACTTAACAACCTGTTTCCCAGAACCCTCTGTGGCATGTAACCATGGCGATGTTCCACCTCTTGCCCCAGCTGGAGATGGCTTGTTAATGGCCTAGCAGCCGCCTTTAGTCTGCCGTGGGTAATTTAATAAGGCTGATGTGTCATATCGTACATCAGTAATTTAATAAACCTTAAGACGATATCAGCAATTTAATCATGACCTGTAATGCGTGCAGTTCATTACTACAATGGCAGGAGACTGTGGTGATATTACAGATTACCCACAGGGTATGTGGGCGGggttatatatacacactgtgtTTATATAGTATATATCTGCTAATCCTATGGCTGAATGCACAGGGCTAGTTTTAAGTGGAGCCCCCAGCTGATTGGTTGTTTCCTGACTCAGGGGACACTTGGAAAAAGGTCATATTGCCATAGCAACACCATGATTGGGTGGTACCCTGACCAGTGTTCGAAACTTTAATTGTCAGAGTGATTAATCTGGAGGAAACATCCTGCTAATGTAGACTCAACATCTGCTGACATGCGTGTGAGGGAGGTGGGCGTCTCCGAGTTTAATTTCTGCAGAACTGTGCGAATGGCCCCCCTCGGTTTCCACAGCAACACACCAGCACTCCAGTGTCATGGTTGAGCCCGTCTGAATCAGGCTTTGGTTGGTCCTACTGTGAGCTCACTCACACTCTGAGTTAGAAAGAAATAACCTGACTTTTCCACCGCTTCCTGTGGGACTCTAAAACCTTATCTTACAAAAACCAAAACCTAAAACCGAAAAGGCTTACATCTGAGACATGCTGATCAGACTACATAAACCGGTACTCTTAGCACTGCAGCATAATGCCATGCAGTTTATCCTGAATGTTTTTTGCAGCCCCAATTAACCCCAGAGAGGATCACAGAGGGCTCACAGTAACAGTGTgatcgagggggggggggcttcactATCTCCTCACACTCACAGTGGCTCAGGAGGagtctctgctgccccctgctggaagcTTAACATATTACACCAGTGTCTCATCCTCGCCTCCTTGTAAAGATTTTCTGTCTTGCCTCCTGGCATCTCTGTGTGTGGGCACTGGGCGGGCCTCCTCACATCCCCACAAAtccacacacatccccacataTCCCCACACATGACCTCACATCCCCACATCTCCACATATCCCCACACATCccctcacatccacacacatcccctcacatccacacatccccacatccacaaacatccacacatcCCCACATATCCCCACACATCCCCTTACATCCCCacatccacacatccacacatcccctcacatccacacatccccacatccacaaacatccacacatccccacacatcccctcacatccacacatccCCACATCCCCTCACATCCACACATCACCACAAATACTCAGATTCTCAAACCACAACTCAGTGTAAATACAAATTGAAACACCTTAACagtgaattttcattttaaacagtttaAATTATGACTCGTGAATGAAAGCAGTCTTTTTTCAGAAGGACTGATCAAGCTTGAGCCCATAAATCAGGGGTGAGAGGAGAACATGAGAAAACAAATTCTCACTGTCACAATTTAACAACTTGGAAAACAACtagacacaaaaacagaaagagaaacacagGAAGAGAGGCACAGCATGACTCACAGCCTGTGCTGAATTTATCCAGGCCCCCTGTGTTGCCTTTATCAGTGTCAGGATCAAACACAGGCTGGAATGGAGCAATGATGGCATCTGTAAGATTAATAACAATTTATGATGGATTATCAAATTACACAACCTATGGTGAGCCTATCACAGCCTGTGTCAGATTAATCATGGTGCATCAATCACAGCCTGAGGAAGGCCAATcacagaccaatcacagcttGAGGAAGGCCTATCACAGCCCAATCACAGCCTGTGTCAGATGAATCTTAGCCGGTCTCCAGGATCCCTGCACACCAGTGCAAACATTGACTCAGTGCTGTATGCTGACTGTCTGAGCTCCTTTACCCTCTGCTTATTGGGAATTCTCTCCCTAAACATCACCCAGGAAACCGCCATCAGCAGCCCAATCACAGCCCTCCCAGTCTGCACCAGCCTCACCCAATCACAGCCCTCCGAGTCTGCACCAGCCTCACCCAATCACAGCCCTCCCAGTCCGCACCAGCCTCAGCCAATCATAGCCTTCCCAGTCCGCACcagcctcagccaatcacagccctccCAGTCTGCACCAGCCTCACCCGATCACAGCCCTCCGAGTCTGCACCAGCCTCACCCAATCACAGCCCTCCGAGTCTGCACCAGCCTCACCCAATCACAGCCCTCCCAGTCTGCACCAGCCTCACCCAATCACAGCCCTCCCAGTCCGCACcagcctcagccaatcacagccctccCAGTCCGCATCAgcatcaaccaatcacagccctccCAGTCCGCATCAgcatcaaccaatcacagccctccCAGTCCACACCAGCCTCAGTCAAGCACAGCCCTCCCAGTTCGCATCAgcatcaaccaatcacagaccTCCCAGTCCACACCAGCCTCAGCCAATCATAGCCCTCCCAGTCCGCATCAGCCTCAGCCAATCATAGCCCTCCCAGTCCGCATCAGCcttagccaatcacagccctccCAGTCCGCACCAGCCTCTGGAAGCCCTGCTGTCCACAGAGAGGGTGTTTGTTTTGAACGTCTGCATCAGACTGAACACAGTGTTCAGCGTAGTGGAGGGACTGAGGCACTGCAGGTTGGGCTAGGCAGAAATCAATGGAGCCCGATGCATACTCCATAAGCTCAGCTCCGTACGCACAGCTCTGGGTGGCATTAGCCTGCTGCTAACGACAGTATCGATGCAGGAGCTCAATAGTGAAATGTGTGTCATTTACAGCGGTGGCACGGGTATGGGCAGGGGTGCCACGCTGACCAGACGATGCCCAGTCTCACACGCCCGTCACGCCCACCCTGGCACCATTCCACCGCCCCGCTGTTTACCCGGTCGCTACGGCGATGACGGAGTGTTGACACTCCcctccaccatcatcatcccaccccccactgccctccccctcccctcgcccccctcgccccacaTTCCTGACCTGCTATCTCTCACAGCACACAATGAGAAAACCCTGCAGCCGTTCAACATCACCAGTGACCAGCGGAGATTTAGGGGAGGCACAGGCACCCCCCTAACCTGCTTACAGGACGTGCTCAGCTGTGTACATCACCGGcggagatttggggggggggggggggggggggcacagacacCCCTGACCCACTTACAGGACCGGCTCAGCTCTGTTCTGGTCCCGTCTCTTCTGCaaagagagaagaggacagAAGACACCCCACATTCATAATGAGCTGGTGCTGTGCACAGCTGGGCTGGAATGTGGGGCCTCTTAACTCAAAGCACACGGCTGTACTGGGTCACACGTCACTTATATTTGTTTAGTATTAACTGCATTCCCTGACGGACATGAGCGCATGGTTCTGGAGACCGGATTAGACCAGATTAACTGTTACTCGGCTTGCTTTGGCCATCAGACCTCGACCGGGGGAATGCATGTCTCGCCCCTAGGTGCTGTACTTCCTGTATAGCCACAGAGCTTGATGGGAGTTTGAGTTCACATTCATCATTGTTCCTCAGACACTAATGTATTACACACCCTGATTACAGGACTCCTGAAACAAGCCTGCACTAACGAGAGCACTGTACCTGCTCTTTTAACCCCATCTGATGTGGTTAGCCATATTAACCTGGTCTGATGTGGTTAGCCATATTAACCTGGTCTGATGTGGTTAGCCATATTAACCTGGTCTGATGTGGTTAGCCATATTAACCTGGTCTGATGTGGTTAGCCATATTAACCTGGTCTGGTGTGGTTAGCCATATTAACCTGGTCTGATGTGGTTAGCCGTATTAACCTGGTCTGATGTGGTTAGCCATATTAACCTGGTTTGATGTGGTTAACCATATCAACCTGGTCTGGTGTGGTTAGCCATATTAACCTGGTCTGATGTGGTTAGCCATATTAACCTGGTCTGATGTGGTTAGCCATATTAACTGAGGGGTATTTAATGAAACAGAATTACTGAGATAGCTGGATAACTTGTGCTGagcaaaacccagaacagcATTTTTCTACTTcggtccatgttccagatttgggagggttcagGGTTGTACTCAGTACGCTGACCCAGCTACCTCAGTAATCTTGCATGGTCCGATTTAGCGAGCCGTATTAGCCTGGTTCTGAGACAGTGCAAAGCCGTATGAAGCTAAACCACATTACTGACTCAGGCTGTATACTGACCCGAAGCTGAGGGTTGCCAGATTACAGTGGCCTGTGCTGAACTCAGCAGGAGGGATCCACCTGCCTTCTAAACTGCAGCTGGTGGAGCGTGCTCAGAAGCGCTGTGTTCAGAACAAACACACGTCATTCAGACACAGCCTGCGTCAGTACAGCCCAGGGCAAGTACAATCCAGCCGCAGCATGGCTCAACAGGTAACAACAGGGCAGTGAAATATTTACGCTGgaaatgaattttattcatttttcatatgaaacacaGAAACCCTGACTGTTTTAGGTTCTTGGGGGCAACTCACTCTACACAGAATTCATCATACAGAAGACACACAGTTTGGCAACATATATAAAGTAGACTAATATTTTAAcgtgattaaaaaaacaaaaactaataCAAACATGCAAGGACAAGCTCCTTTGGCTCATGTGCATTGGAGGTTAAAGTCTTTGTTGAAGAAAGTCAGTCTTTGTCCTTGAGAATGTCCCTTCTTtatcctgttttaaaaatgccttGTTTGGGGTGGGGCCAGCCGACAAGTGCAGTCACATGATAGGCTCACAGGTTTGGGGCAGTGCCAGGCAAAGGTCAGTGCGATCACGTGATTGGCTCACAGATACAGGAGGCCCCGAATGAGGAGACCAGgtgtttcacccccccccccaccccaccccgtggTATCAAAAAGCATGTGGTTTCAAAGGGTTTGAGTAAAATGAGCAGAGCACAACGAATATGGGTGTGGTTTGCCTAAAATGGGTGTGGCCTGACTATGACATGCCAGTACATTGTTGTATAGGCATGCAATTCAGGTCCTTGCTCGAGGGTAACATgctggcagtgtcctacctgggaatcgaacctgcaacctttaagGTGCAAGCCCAGGTCTTATTATCATGTAGTTCTGTATGTAGttgtactacactgccccctgcaCTGCAGCAGGTATGAGGGTGTGGTGCGCTCAGCAGTGTAGACTGAGAACCCACAGTAAAGCCGCTGTCACGTGACAAGCATCAAACGACGCGTTCAGCACCAAGTAAGGCGCCCGACGACACGAGAGGAATCGAGTGCCGCCGGCTGCTGACGTCATCCGTGCAGGAAAGCCGCTGGCTGGGAAAACTGGGAGAAGCGGTGATAGCAGCCGGCTGTCCTCGGTATAAGGCTACACTGTGAAACCGAAAATCCTGGGTTTATCCCAAAATGTCCTTCCATGTTTACATCTTCCATCTGCCTGCTTCATACAAAGCTGTGATGTGATGAGACACACTACACAAGGTCAGcatcaaaggtcaaaggtcgaaCGATTTCGTAGCTGGGCATTAATTTGAGCGGTTCCCCATGCCAGGCATAGCGTCCTCCGTAGGCATTTAATGGCTCGATGCCGTGTTGAGCGTTTTGATGCTGATCATGTGCAAGCAGCGGAAGTCACGGTGAAGAGCATCGATTGGTCAATCAGCTTGTCTCAACACcacactggccaatcaggtcTGAGAGGAGGTGAGGGTGGAGCTCTTGGGCTTCAGGGTCCTGACAGGACAGGTAATGTCAAGCCTGCCAATGGTGCAGGGAACAGAGCTACAACAGATCCCGctttcttgctttctttctttctttatgctctctctctctcactttctctccctgtccctctcatAGACACAAgggttttaaattaaacatacttttatttacatttccgTTTGGCATTTTTGTGTAGAAACAGCGCGCCTCTGTTGCAAACGGGCGTCTCTCTTGCCGGTGGGACGTTTCTGAGGTACGTGCTGAGTGTCCGGGCTCCTTAAAGTTTTTACTTCAGcggtctgcccccccctcccctgcctcccCTGCAACACACTGACGCTGTCACACGGCAACCTGACAGGCGATTGGTcctgggtggggaggggtggttgCCGTGGCACCAGGGTCACTCCATCTCCATGTCAGTGAGCGGGCCGTGAGATCGGGGGGCTGGCAGGGGATTTCGGCAGAAGCAGCGGGTGCAGATCAGTCCCAGCAGGATGGACAGGATCCCCACAGCCAGGGACACGCCCAGCCCaaccaggagggggcgctgcaTGCTGTcccacactgaaaacacacgcattagcaatatattaCCTACACTATAACACATACAGcaagtacacacatatacacacacatcagcaatatattacacacacccaaacacacacaaacagcacatacacacacacaccataacacacacagcaagtacacatatatacacacacattagcaatatattacacacacccaaacacacacacagctcatacacacacacacaccataaaacacacagcaagtatacacatatacacacacattagaaatatattacacacacaccataacacacacagcaagtatacatatatacacacacattagcaatatattatgcacacccaaacacacacacagcttgtacacacatatacacacattagcaatacattacacacatcataacacacacacacagcatgtacacacatacacacacacacacaccaaactccattttaaaagtgatatatacatatgtatatacatgtgcAGCGGATCGCTCGGTACTAACGTGCGAAGTTGACGGCGAGGTAGATGcgggaggaagtgatgtcacggCCCCGCGTCCAGGTGGCGGTGGGCGAGCGGAGCCAGGGCGTGGCGGTGCAGTAGTACTGTCCCGCGTCGCTGTCCTGCACGCTGTGCACGCTCAGGGCGTACGTGCGCGCCCCCACCCGCTCGATGCTGCAGTCGCTGCTCCCGTTCCGCAGCCCCTTCCACACCACGCCCCAGCGGTCCACGctggccagcagggcggcgctgtCCGGGGCCTGGGCTCGGCTCAGGAACCACCGCACCTCGTACGACACGTCGTCTGGGAGACGCGGGGAGAGAGATGCACACGCTGAGGCCTGGGGTTCCACACTCAGCAAAGGGAAGATAAAGATGCAGACACTCGGGGATCCTGCCTTCACCAGTGAAGCTAAGCAGCTACAACACAGCAGGAGTCCATCAGAGAGGACCTGCCAGCCAGAGCCTTTCAGACAAAACCAAgccagagaaaaacaaaacacagtttcACTGAGGAAAGATGTGTTCCAGGCATTTTCAGGTGATGCCTCATCTTCACTGAAAGGAGTATGGATCTTTTACGaagatgggttttttttaaaccattcagCCAATTTACGCCTTGTTGTATTTTATGGCAGTGAAGTGGTGgtccattaataaaacaatagtTTTCAAAATAGGCAAAAAATAACACCAAACGGGATGCTTCCATGCAGAATTCTCTAAAAATAACGTACAAAGTTCACCCAACGCTACACATATTCATTCCTAATCAATTGCTGAAAAATGTTGGAGAAGCATCCAAACAGCAGccgctatttttattttttacaaccGCTGCAAAACCAGAAATTACAAGAATATCCGCAGTGTACTGTTCCCGAGGCTCACAGACTTAACTCCTGCAAATCAGGACTGCAGGAGAGCCAAACCTCAGGATACTAGGGCTAACCCCTTTAGTGTTCCAACATTAGAGAAATCCCTTCCTTTACTGGGACACTCAGCGAAACACGTGCAGCAGGCAGATTACTGTGCCTTAACACACCTTATAAATACAGACATGAGAAAGGTTTACATTCAGTCAGCAATTCTCCTGAACAATTaaactaattattttttgttcacaaacacagtttgccAAGTTGAGAACTAACTGACAAAACTGAGTTTGCATTTGTGCGGGAAAAATTTAGCATTTGAGTCTGGGGGGTGACTAAGACTGGGGAGACGTAGACTGGAGATTCTTTTCCATATTGTACTGAATTTGTTTGTACTGCACTTGTACTTTAGATATAATCTTTACTGTAAAGTTTGGGTAATtgatctgtaaatattttagtaTTCTTTACGTTGATTGAGGGGAGGGATTTTTAAATAAGGGTTAGCAATATTtacttaaatatttactttaagACTCGTGTCTtgtcaatttgttttaaaatgtttaggcAATAAAGTCCTGTTTGTTGTCATGCCAAGTCCATTtgaacgcgcgcacacacacacacacacacacacacacacacacacacacacacacacacacacacacacagatccaggACAGCTGCGGTTCTACGGATCCTCCTTCTCTTGTTATTGAGCAGATTTCAGAGTAAACATGGCTGAGTTACTCCCTCCGCATTTTACTCCTCATGTTTTACTCTCCAGCTGAGAGCCAAATGAGCTGAATCAAACAACAGGTGAGCCAGGAGAACAGAACAACTCTGCTGTGAATGACGCAAGACCTCCGATGTGCTCCTCTACCGAACTCACGACTCCCAAGACCTCCGATGTGCTCctcagggacacacacacacacactcacgtgcacacacactcacaggcacacacacacacacaagctcacacacacacactcacgtgcacacacacacaggcacacacacgctcacacacacacacactcacgtgcacacacacacactcacacacacacacacgctcacgtgcacacacacacacacacacacacacataggcacacacacgctcacacacacacactcacgtgcacacacacacacacacacaggcacacacacgctcacacacacacactgacatgcacacacacacacacacacaggcacacacacgctcacacacacacacacacacacacacacacacaggcacacacacgctcacacacacacacacacactcacgtgcacacacgcgcacagaaaCTCCTTTTCTCTCGTTCTACGTCTCTCTGGGTATTTCCTGCTTggtttcccagaattcccaggGAAGCATCTCTCCTGCACaggcctgtctctcactcatCACAGACATCACCCTGAGGCGTCAGACACAGACTAGCATTCTATCACTGCCaaactgccccacccccacagcaaCACCCCTCATTTCAATTAATCAGTCACTCAATCAgtcactcaatcaatcaatcaaagaatgaatgaatcaatcgacttgtcagtcagtcaatcaatcaatcaatcactcaatcagtcaatcaatcactcaAGCAGTCAGTAATtcactcaatcactcaatcGATCAATAAATCAGTCAGTTAATCAAAGAATGAACCTATaattcagtcattcagtcagtcaatcaatcaataaatcaatcaaatagTAGATTCTTGTTATGTTGTAGCATTTGAGAACAAGCTGTCACACAGCATTTCACAATCAACCTAATGACTGTTTTAGCAGAGCGTAGTTTAACCACAACACGACTCCATTAGGGTATAAGCCTTGAATGAGAAGCTAAAAAACTTGTTTAATCTTGACTGAAAGAGCAAAATTGTTTGTGCTTGTCTAATCTGGAGAAAAACTGTTTGTGCTTGTCTAATCGGGAGAAAAACTGTTTGTGCTTGTCTAATCGGGAGGTCTTTCCAAAGCTTGGGACCTGAGGAGCTGAACACTGTGCAGCTGGTTTGCAGGTTTGAGAAACAGTCTGAATCTCATGAGGATCAAAGGAtcctatttattttatgtgttgtTGCACAAATGAGGCTAAAGTTATTCTGGGACTTGTGTCGGCACCGATGGCCTTTTCCCCGTCGATTAGAAAAGTCCAAAACCTGCTGGAGCCACTTATTCTGAAACTGCCAGGCTGCAGCTGCTTTGGCCTCTTCTCCAGCTCCAATGGACGGGCCTTTTACAGTGAGGGGGTGAGTCTGGGGTGAGTCTGAGGGGTGAGTCTGCAGTGGGGTGGACGGGTGAGTCTGCAGTGGGGTGGACGGGTGAGtctgcagtggggtgggggggttagtctgcagtggggtgggggggttggtctgcagtggggtgggggggttggtctgcagtggggtggggggggttggtctgcagtggggtggggtgggggggggttggtctgcagtggggtgggggggttggtctgcagtggggtgggggggctggt is a window from the Anguilla anguilla isolate fAngAng1 chromosome 3, fAngAng1.pri, whole genome shotgun sequence genome containing:
- the LOC118223230 gene encoding vegetative cell wall protein gp1-like, with amino-acid sequence MNLSRSPGSLHTSANIDSVLYADCLSSFTLCLLGILSLNITQETAISSPITALPVCTSLTQSQPSESAPASPNHSPPSPHQPQPIIAFPVRTSLSQSQPSQSAPASPDHSPPSLHQPHPITALRVCTSLTQSQPSQSAPASPNHSPPSPHQPQPITALPVRISINQSQPSQSASASTNHSPPSPHQPQSSTALPVRISINQSQTSQSTPASANHSPPSPHQPQPIIALPVRISLSQSQPSQSAPASGSPAVHREDDAQSHTPVTPTLAPFHRPAVYPVATAMTEC